A single region of the Lates calcarifer isolate ASB-BC8 linkage group LG3, TLL_Latcal_v3, whole genome shotgun sequence genome encodes:
- the hibadha gene encoding 3-hydroxyisobutyrate dehydrogenase a, with protein MAALFRGSRNLLLRWNKHVDLVYVSARSMASKTPVGFIGLGNMGSPMAKNLLKNGYPVIATDVFPESRKELQELGAQVVDSPAEVAEKADRIITMLPSSPNVIEVYTGPNGILKKVKKGTLLIDSSTIDPAVSKEMAVAAEKMGAVFMDAPVSGGVGAASMAKLTFMVGGVEEEYNAAQELLTCMGANVVYCGQVGTGQAAKICNNMLLAIGMIGTAETMNLGIRLGLDPKLLAKILNMSSGRCWSSDTYNPVPGVMEGVPSANNYQGGFGTTLMAKDLGLAQNTATNTKTPIPLGSLAHQIYRVMCSRGYANKDFSSVFQFLREEEGQ; from the exons ATGGCTGCGTTGTTTAGAGGGTCACGAAATCTATTATTAAGGTGGAATAAGCATGTCGACCTTGTATACG TGTCAGCGCGATCAATGGCCTCAAAAACACCAGTGGGGTTTATTGGTCTGGGAAACATGGGCAGTCCCATGGCCAAGAACTTGTTAAAAAACGGATATCCTGTTATTGCTACTGATGTCTTCCCCGAGTCCCGCAAGGAACTGCAGGAACTAGGTGCTCAG GTAGTGGACTCCCCAGCAGAGGTGGCAGAGAAAGCAGACCGCATCATCACAATGCTTCCATCAAGTCCCAATGTCATAGAGGTCTACACAGGCCCAAATGGCATCCTCAA GAAGGTGAAGAAGGGTACACTGCTGATTGACTCCTCCACCATTGACCCTGCAGTCTCAAAAGAGATGGCAGTCGCTGCAGAGAAGATGGGTGCTGTGTTCATGGATGCCCCAGTGTCAGGAG GTGTTGGCGCTGCCAGCATGGCCAAACTGACTTTCATGGTTGGTGGAGTGGAGGAGGAATATAACGCTGCTCAGGAGCTGCTCACCTGCATGGGAGCCAATGTGGTCTACTGCGGACAGGTTGGCACTGGACAG GCAGCAAAGATCTGCAACAACATGCTACTGGCCATCGGGATGATTGGGACAGCAGAGACCATGAACCTTGGCATTAG ACTGGGTTTGGACCCAAAGCTGTTGGCAAAGATCCTCAACATGTCCTCAGGTCGTTGCTGGTCCAGCGACACGTACAACCCAGTCCCAGGAGTCATGGAGGGAGTCCCCTCTGCCAACAACTACCAGGGCGGCTTTGGAACCACACTAATGGCAAAG GATCTTGGTTTGGCTCAAAACACTGCCACTAACACTAAGACACCCATCCCTCTGGGTTCCCTTGCCCACCAGATCTACCGAGTCATGTGCTCCCGTGGCTACGCTAACAAGGACTTCTCATCTGTCTTCCAATTCCTACGTGAGGAGGAAGGACAGTGA